In Micrococcus luteus NCTC 2665, a single window of DNA contains:
- the tkt gene encoding transketolase — protein MTDAAQPSIPPTLDRVAPARGFVYSEQDRRMVDTLKALSADAVEKAGHGHPGTAISLAPVAWQLYQNVMHLDPTDDRWEGRDRFILSAGHASLIQYLQLFAAGAGLELEDIQALRTEGSRTPGHPEYGHTHGVEVTTGPLGQGLAMGVGFAYEQRRVRGLMDPDAAPGTSPFDHHVFVLASDGDIQEGVAAEASSLAGHQELGNLVVVYDANRISIEDDTDVAFTEDVARRYEAYGWHVQEVDWTNGAQGHAVTEYTEDVEALYDALVAAKAETGRPSLIKLRTVIGWPSPTKQNTGGIHGSKLGTDEVAGLKEGLGLDPTTTFDVDPELLAGARSIAERSAEYRRGWEAAFQAWREAHPENARLYDRLAGRELPAGFAEAFPSWDADEKGLATRAASGEVLTALAPVMPELWGGSADLAGSNNTTMKGEPSFIPARRSTATWQGHEHGRTLHFGVREFAAGAIVNGITIGGLTRAYVGTFLTFSDYMRAAVRLAALMGTPSTYVWTHDSIGLGEDGPTHQPVEHLAALRAIPGLDVVRPADANETAWAWRTVLEHRDRPAGLILSRQSLPVLPRDTDGFAPASGVARGAYVLVDATDADGAPTPARALLIATGSEVSVAVRARELLQADGVPTRVVSAPCLEWFAEQDEAYRAEVLPDGPDAPVRVSVEAGIGMPWFEHTVTASSPGARVSLEHYGESADGARLMEKYGFTGEHVAAVTRGLL, from the coding sequence ACCCCACGGACGACCGCTGGGAGGGCCGGGACCGCTTCATCCTCTCCGCGGGCCACGCCTCGCTCATCCAGTACCTGCAGCTGTTCGCCGCCGGCGCCGGGCTCGAGCTCGAGGACATCCAGGCGCTGCGCACCGAGGGCTCCAGGACCCCGGGCCACCCGGAGTACGGCCACACCCACGGCGTCGAGGTGACCACGGGCCCGCTGGGCCAGGGCCTGGCGATGGGCGTCGGCTTCGCGTACGAGCAGCGCCGCGTACGCGGGCTGATGGACCCCGACGCCGCCCCCGGCACCTCCCCGTTCGACCACCACGTGTTCGTGCTCGCCTCCGACGGGGACATCCAGGAGGGCGTCGCCGCCGAGGCCTCCTCGCTGGCCGGGCACCAGGAGCTCGGGAACCTGGTGGTCGTCTACGACGCGAACCGCATCTCGATCGAGGACGACACGGACGTCGCGTTCACCGAGGACGTGGCGCGCCGCTACGAGGCCTACGGCTGGCACGTGCAGGAGGTCGACTGGACCAACGGTGCCCAGGGCCACGCCGTGACCGAGTACACGGAGGACGTGGAGGCGCTGTACGACGCCCTCGTGGCGGCCAAGGCCGAGACCGGCCGGCCCTCGCTGATCAAGCTGCGCACGGTGATCGGCTGGCCCTCCCCCACGAAGCAGAACACCGGCGGCATCCACGGCTCCAAGCTCGGCACGGACGAGGTCGCCGGCCTCAAGGAGGGCCTCGGGCTGGACCCGACCACGACCTTCGACGTCGACCCCGAGCTCCTGGCCGGCGCCCGGTCCATCGCCGAACGCTCGGCCGAGTACCGCCGCGGGTGGGAGGCCGCGTTCCAGGCCTGGCGTGAGGCCCACCCGGAGAACGCGCGCCTGTACGACCGACTGGCCGGACGAGAGCTGCCCGCCGGCTTCGCGGAGGCGTTCCCGTCCTGGGACGCGGACGAGAAGGGCCTGGCCACGCGCGCGGCCTCCGGTGAGGTGCTCACGGCCCTCGCACCGGTCATGCCCGAGCTCTGGGGTGGCTCGGCCGACCTCGCGGGGTCGAACAACACGACCATGAAGGGCGAGCCCTCCTTCATCCCGGCCCGCCGCTCCACCGCCACGTGGCAGGGCCACGAGCACGGCCGCACCCTGCACTTCGGCGTCCGCGAGTTCGCGGCCGGGGCGATCGTCAACGGCATCACGATCGGCGGCCTGACCCGCGCGTACGTGGGCACGTTCCTGACGTTCTCCGACTACATGCGCGCTGCCGTCCGCCTGGCCGCCCTCATGGGCACCCCGAGCACGTACGTGTGGACGCACGACTCCATCGGCCTCGGCGAGGACGGCCCCACGCACCAGCCGGTGGAGCACCTGGCCGCGCTGCGGGCCATCCCCGGGCTCGACGTCGTCCGCCCGGCCGACGCGAACGAGACCGCGTGGGCGTGGCGGACGGTGCTCGAGCACCGGGACCGCCCGGCCGGCCTCATCCTGTCCCGGCAGAGCCTGCCCGTGCTCCCCCGGGACACGGACGGCTTCGCCCCCGCCTCGGGCGTGGCCCGCGGCGCCTACGTCCTCGTCGACGCCACGGATGCCGACGGCGCGCCGACGCCGGCCCGCGCGCTGCTGATCGCGACCGGCTCCGAGGTCTCCGTGGCCGTGCGGGCCCGCGAGCTGCTGCAGGCCGACGGCGTCCCGACCCGCGTCGTCTCCGCCCCGTGCCTCGAGTGGTTCGCCGAGCAGGACGAGGCCTACCGGGCCGAGGTCCTGCCCGACGGCCCCGACGCCCCGGTCCGCGTCTCCGTCGAGGCCGGCATCGGGATGCCGTGGTTCGAGCACACGGTGACGGCCTCCTCCCCGGGCGCCCGCGTGAGCCTCGAGCACTACGGCGAGTCGGCCGACGGCGCCCGCCTGATGGAGAAGTACGGATTCACCGGTGAGCACGTCGCCGCGGTGACCCGCGGCCTCCTCTGA
- the tal gene encoding transaldolase, producing MSTPQNPNTAALAQAGVSIWLDDLSRTRLDEGTLDELIATRSVTGVTTNPSIFAVALADAGAYQGQLRELAAAGASVDEAVVALTTEDVRRAADVLAPVHERTGGADGFVSLEVDPRLARDAAGTVAQARELASAVGRPNLMVKIPATVEGLSAIADVLGEGISVNVTLIFSLPRYRRVLNAWLTGLEKARANGHDVRRLHSVASFFVSRVDTEVDARLRAIGTPEAEALTGRAAVANARLAYRAFEQALDSERWRLLEAAGAPVQRPLWASTGVKDPALPDTLYVTELVAPHTVTTLPEKTLEAVADHGVITADTVTGAYADADALLDAVGAAGVSYQDVVDVLETEGLEKFETAWEELLGSVRSGLDAHR from the coding sequence ATGAGCACCCCGCAGAACCCGAACACCGCCGCGCTGGCCCAGGCCGGTGTGTCGATCTGGCTCGACGACCTCTCCCGCACGCGGCTGGACGAGGGCACGCTCGACGAGCTGATCGCCACCCGCTCGGTCACCGGCGTCACCACGAACCCGTCCATCTTCGCCGTCGCCCTCGCGGACGCGGGCGCCTACCAGGGACAGCTGCGCGAACTCGCCGCGGCCGGCGCCTCGGTGGACGAGGCCGTCGTCGCCCTGACGACCGAGGACGTGCGCCGCGCCGCCGACGTGCTCGCGCCCGTCCACGAGCGCACCGGGGGGGCGGACGGGTTCGTCTCCCTCGAGGTCGATCCTCGCCTGGCCCGCGACGCCGCCGGCACCGTGGCCCAGGCCCGCGAGCTGGCGTCGGCCGTCGGCCGTCCCAACCTCATGGTGAAGATCCCCGCGACCGTGGAGGGCCTGTCCGCCATCGCGGACGTGCTCGGCGAGGGCATCAGCGTGAACGTGACCCTGATCTTCTCGCTGCCCCGCTACCGCCGGGTGCTGAACGCGTGGCTCACCGGCCTGGAGAAGGCCCGGGCGAATGGGCACGACGTCCGCCGCCTCCACTCGGTGGCCTCCTTCTTCGTCTCCCGTGTGGACACGGAGGTCGACGCGCGGCTGCGCGCGATCGGCACCCCCGAGGCCGAGGCGCTGACCGGCCGGGCCGCCGTCGCCAACGCGCGCCTGGCCTACCGCGCCTTCGAGCAGGCCTTGGACTCGGAGCGCTGGCGCCTGCTCGAGGCGGCCGGCGCCCCGGTGCAGCGGCCCCTGTGGGCCTCCACCGGTGTCAAGGACCCCGCCCTGCCGGACACGCTGTACGTCACCGAGCTCGTGGCACCGCACACCGTGACCACCCTGCCGGAGAAGACCCTCGAGGCGGTCGCCGACCACGGGGTGATCACGGCGGACACCGTCACGGGCGCCTACGCCGACGCCGACGCCCTGCTCGACGCGGTCGGCGCGGCGGGCGTGTCCTACCAGGACGTCGTGGACGTGCTGGAGACTGAGGGCCTGGAGAAGTTCGAGACCGCGTGGGAGGAGCTGCTCGGCTCGGTCCGCTCCGGGCTCGACGCCCACCGCTGA
- a CDS encoding glucose-6-phosphate isomerase: protein MSTLGLTATGAALEAIDRHLPALLQDRVASRLGAQDADLWGAPSRDEAAKRLGWIDLFEDSRALVPHIAQLTRELRAEGVDRVLLAGMGGSSLAPEVIAATAGVELEVLDSTDPLQVSRALERDLERTVLVVSSKSGSTVETDSQRRVVEAAFRDAGIDPRTRLVAVTDPGSPLHAACESAGWRAVFTADPTVGGRFSALTAFGLVPTGLAGVDVTALLDDAEAVLDLLTADDEDNPGLQLGAALGGTRPLRDKLVFADHGSGIAGLPAWIEQLIAESTGKDGTGLLPVVVAPGDPETAWDAPDLLQVQLVGADDVAAPGHGVQVAGSLGAQLLLWEVATAVAGRLLGINPFDQPDVEAAKAAARTLLDGPAAERTADGEVEGVEVSGPASVTSAPDLAGVLRATAALVPEDGYLAVHAYLSRHDDAELEELRADLAELVGRPVTFGWGPRFLHSTGQFHKGGPAVGVFLQITGDAGLDLEVPGRPFSLGRLIAAQAAGDARVLGDLGRPVVTLHLRRRDAGIEALRSAVRGR from the coding sequence ATGAGCACCCTCGGACTCACCGCCACCGGAGCCGCCCTCGAGGCGATCGACCGCCATCTGCCCGCTCTCCTCCAGGACCGCGTCGCCTCCCGCCTCGGGGCGCAGGACGCCGACCTGTGGGGGGCGCCGTCCCGCGACGAGGCCGCCAAGCGGCTCGGCTGGATCGACCTGTTCGAGGACTCCCGCGCCCTCGTCCCGCACATCGCCCAGCTGACCCGGGAGCTGCGCGCCGAGGGCGTGGACCGCGTGCTCCTGGCGGGCATGGGCGGCTCGTCCCTGGCCCCCGAGGTGATCGCGGCGACGGCCGGCGTCGAGCTCGAGGTCCTGGACTCCACGGACCCGCTGCAGGTCTCCCGTGCCCTCGAGCGCGACCTCGAGCGGACCGTGCTGGTGGTCTCCTCCAAGTCCGGCTCCACCGTGGAGACCGACTCGCAGCGCCGCGTCGTCGAGGCGGCGTTCCGCGACGCCGGGATCGACCCCCGCACCCGCCTGGTCGCCGTCACGGACCCGGGCTCACCGCTGCACGCCGCGTGCGAGTCCGCCGGCTGGCGCGCCGTCTTCACCGCGGACCCGACCGTGGGCGGGCGATTCTCGGCCCTCACCGCGTTCGGCCTGGTCCCCACCGGCCTGGCCGGCGTGGACGTCACGGCCCTGCTGGACGACGCGGAGGCCGTGCTCGACCTGCTGACCGCCGACGACGAGGACAACCCGGGCCTGCAGCTCGGTGCGGCCCTGGGCGGCACGCGCCCGCTGCGCGACAAGCTCGTCTTCGCCGACCACGGGTCCGGCATCGCCGGACTGCCGGCCTGGATCGAGCAGCTGATCGCCGAGTCCACGGGCAAGGACGGCACCGGGCTGCTGCCCGTCGTCGTCGCCCCCGGCGACCCCGAGACCGCGTGGGACGCCCCCGACCTGCTGCAGGTGCAGCTCGTCGGCGCGGACGACGTCGCGGCCCCGGGCCACGGCGTGCAGGTCGCCGGCTCGCTCGGCGCCCAGCTGCTGCTGTGGGAGGTGGCCACCGCGGTGGCCGGCCGCCTGCTCGGGATCAACCCCTTCGACCAGCCGGACGTGGAGGCCGCCAAGGCCGCCGCCCGCACCCTGCTGGACGGCCCCGCCGCCGAGCGGACGGCCGACGGTGAGGTGGAGGGCGTCGAGGTCTCCGGCCCGGCGTCCGTGACCTCTGCCCCGGACCTGGCCGGCGTGCTGCGCGCCACGGCGGCGCTGGTGCCCGAGGACGGCTACCTGGCGGTCCACGCCTACCTCTCCCGTCATGACGACGCCGAGCTCGAGGAGCTGCGCGCGGACCTGGCAGAGCTGGTCGGCCGCCCGGTCACGTTCGGCTGGGGTCCGCGGTTCCTGCACTCCACCGGACAGTTCCACAAGGGCGGCCCGGCCGTCGGCGTGTTCCTGCAGATCACCGGCGACGCCGGCCTGGACCTCGAGGTGCCCGGACGCCCGTTCTCCCTGGGCAGGCTCATCGCCGCGCAGGCCGCGGGCGACGCCCGGGTGCTGGGCGATCTCGGCCGCCCCGTGGTCACCCTGCACCTGCGCCGCCGCGACGCGGGCATCGAGGCCCTGAGGAGCGCCGTCCGTGGCCGGTGA